The following coding sequences lie in one Candidatus Eremiobacterota bacterium genomic window:
- a CDS encoding DoxX family protein, which produces MILPASRTYAGWLAIARILTGAVWIIHAIPKFLNGASFLPPNGRFSTYVQQGIASTSGPYHDFMVGVVAPNAAIFAELVRLGELLVGISLVLGLFTRLGAFFGVLLPLNYMAARGAVATLSGWGSADATLALLGAISLILPTGRVAGFDGLRTPRAPRRPKVIAEVVPERPLDRPTAPP; this is translated from the coding sequence ATGATCTTGCCGGCATCGCGAACCTATGCCGGGTGGCTTGCTATTGCGCGGATCCTTACCGGAGCGGTTTGGATCATTCATGCGATACCCAAGTTTCTGAACGGCGCGAGTTTTCTGCCACCGAACGGACGCTTTAGCACGTACGTGCAGCAAGGCATCGCGTCGACGAGCGGACCGTACCACGACTTCATGGTCGGCGTCGTTGCGCCGAATGCAGCGATCTTCGCAGAGCTCGTGCGACTCGGCGAACTCCTCGTTGGAATATCGCTGGTGCTCGGCCTGTTTACTCGCCTCGGCGCGTTTTTCGGGGTGCTGCTACCGCTGAACTATATGGCGGCCCGGGGCGCGGTCGCGACCTTGAGCGGTTGGGGATCGGCCGATGCGACCCTCGCATTGCTCGGCGCCATTAGCTTGATCTTGCCAACCGGACGCGTTGCCGGATTCGACGGCTTACGAACGCCGCGCGCACCGCGTCGGCCCAAAGTCATTGCCGAAGTCGTGCCGGAGCGGCCTCTCGATCGCCCCACCGCTCCGCCATAG
- the mltG gene encoding endolytic transglycosylase MltG has product MRRALLAAAVLVLLIVASLGWLWFLVYADRSHPTAGGRVIIDRGLTFTQAEQQLAAAGIIGNVTTFRILAHVRGEEADVRAGEYEFAPHLTQSEVLHALVTGGAQVAAWVTIPEGFTAAQIAERLQNSGIGSAKAFLREFLDHRLVVDGTPTRNLEGFLFPSTYLLPLGASPQQASAPMIAEFFKELPAGAASAARALHLTVPQAVIVASLVEREAKSEIDRPRIAEVIYNRLALGMPLQVDAAIEYALPAHKSLLTYGDLKVDSPYNTYEHAGLPPTPIANPGRLSLEAAFDPSKGDDLYYVYCGNGRHVFAKTLAEHQANVARCLQ; this is encoded by the coding sequence ATGCGCCGAGCTTTGCTGGCCGCAGCCGTGCTTGTGCTCTTGATCGTTGCGAGCTTGGGATGGCTTTGGTTTCTCGTTTACGCCGACCGTTCGCATCCAACCGCCGGCGGCCGAGTGATCATCGATCGAGGCCTGACCTTCACCCAGGCGGAACAACAACTCGCGGCCGCGGGGATCATCGGCAACGTCACGACATTTCGAATCCTCGCGCACGTGCGCGGAGAAGAAGCCGACGTTCGCGCCGGCGAGTATGAATTCGCGCCGCATCTGACGCAGAGTGAGGTGCTGCACGCGCTGGTCACCGGCGGCGCCCAAGTCGCCGCCTGGGTGACGATCCCCGAGGGGTTTACCGCGGCTCAAATTGCCGAACGCCTGCAAAACAGCGGCATCGGTTCCGCGAAAGCGTTCCTGCGGGAGTTCTTGGACCATCGGCTGGTGGTCGACGGCACCCCCACACGCAATCTCGAAGGGTTTCTCTTTCCCAGCACCTACCTGCTGCCGCTTGGCGCCTCCCCGCAACAGGCCTCGGCGCCGATGATCGCCGAGTTCTTCAAGGAGCTGCCCGCGGGCGCGGCCTCAGCGGCTCGGGCTTTGCACCTGACCGTGCCGCAAGCCGTGATCGTGGCGTCGCTCGTGGAGCGCGAAGCCAAGAGCGAAATCGATCGGCCGCGAATTGCCGAGGTGATTTATAATCGGCTCGCGCTGGGAATGCCGCTTCAAGTGGATGCGGCCATCGAATACGCCCTGCCGGCGCACAAGAGCCTACTTACGTATGGCGATCTGAAAGTCGATTCGCCGTATAATACGTACGAACACGCCGGGCTTCCGCCCACGCCAATCGCCAATCCCGGGCGGCTTTCACTGGAAGCTGCGTTCGATCCGTCGAAGGGCGACGATCTCTACTACGTCTACTGCGGAAACGGCCGTCACGTCTTCGCGAAAACGCTTGCGGAACACCAAGCCAACGTGGCGCGCTGCTTGCAGTAA
- the ruvX gene encoding Holliday junction resolvase RuvX, which yields MALDVGSKRIGVAVADPSASFGLPVATIERRNRREDLAAIKEYLESYDVKELVVGDPITLQGERGIAARAMDEFVESLRGVFTGVIHRVDERLTTAQATKSLIAADVSRGKRRQIVDRMAAALILESFLLRRRRKSGE from the coding sequence ATGGCACTCGACGTCGGCAGTAAGCGCATCGGCGTTGCCGTCGCCGACCCAAGCGCCAGTTTCGGTCTGCCCGTTGCGACGATCGAGCGCCGCAACCGCCGTGAAGATCTTGCCGCAATCAAGGAATACTTGGAGTCATACGACGTGAAGGAATTGGTAGTCGGCGATCCGATCACGCTGCAGGGCGAACGCGGTATTGCGGCCCGAGCTATGGATGAGTTCGTCGAGTCTTTGCGCGGCGTTTTTACTGGCGTGATTCACCGCGTGGACGAACGTCTAACGACTGCGCAGGCGACGAAGAGCCTTATCGCCGCCGATGTCTCCCGCGGCAAACGGCGTCAGATCGTCGACCGAATGGCCGCCGCGCTTATTCTAGAGTCGTTTCTGCTCCGTCGCCGCAGAAAGTCCGGTGAATAG
- the recO gene encoding DNA repair protein RecO, producing the protein MVLRGRQLGEADRILTLFTLECGKLDGVAKGVRRPRSHLAGRVEFLNECQFVMHRGRSLDVIASADIVATPWTRLVEPERYGVAAVAAELIDAFCEPDLALPDVYALLTGVIGAIAASSSPRRLLPRFSLRLLQMLGLSPPLTTCVRCGKALPSGAVWLDAQAGGLIDPGCREGWQNLPELQEDDVLNLRALARPKASDGAAIASTPSAASAIDELVAHHLGKRPRALAQLASLKA; encoded by the coding sequence GTGGTGTTGCGGGGACGGCAACTCGGCGAAGCCGATCGCATCCTCACGTTATTTACGCTCGAATGCGGAAAGCTCGACGGGGTTGCCAAGGGCGTACGCCGTCCGCGCAGTCACCTCGCGGGACGAGTGGAGTTTCTGAACGAGTGCCAGTTCGTGATGCATCGCGGCCGGTCGCTCGACGTGATCGCGTCGGCGGACATCGTCGCGACGCCGTGGACGCGGCTAGTCGAGCCGGAACGGTACGGCGTGGCGGCCGTTGCCGCCGAACTGATCGACGCCTTCTGCGAACCGGATCTCGCGCTGCCCGACGTCTACGCGCTGCTGACGGGCGTTATCGGAGCGATCGCAGCCTCGTCCTCCCCGCGCCGCCTGCTGCCGCGCTTCTCGCTTCGTTTGCTGCAAATGCTCGGTTTGAGTCCCCCGCTGACGACGTGCGTGCGCTGTGGGAAGGCATTGCCCTCGGGAGCGGTTTGGCTCGACGCTCAAGCCGGCGGCCTGATCGACCCCGGCTGTCGCGAAGGCTGGCAAAATCTTCCCGAGCTCCAAGAGGACGACGTACTCAACCTTCGCGCGCTCGCGCGGCCCAAAGCGAGCGACGGAGCCGCGATCGCATCAACGCCTTCGGCCGCGAGCGCGATCGACGAGCTGGTCGCGCATCATCTCGGGAAACGGCCGCGGGCGCTCGCGCAGTTGGCGAGCCTGAAGGCATAG
- a CDS encoding HlyC/CorC family transporter has product MNTDPVPRSPEALPYEIAALVVLVLLAGFFAASEAALVSISRLRARAIAERRVKGSVNLQRLVDDKMRFLTAILVGNTIVLLAADSLATYIALKLGIPSGAVISTAVMAVVFLLFGEIVPKTVATGDSERWALRLALPMRYAASLLTPVARTFQVTTDLILRLFGVKHAHRPYVTEEDIRALVNVGAEQRVIEEQERELIHSVMEFGDTIVREVMKPRPEMVAVSVDDSPRRVLDVVVAEGYSKLPVYQESKDDIVGVIHDRELLVALANGSLAHANVRSLMRPVVHVPEMKKIADLLREMQRDKFSLAIVVDEYGGTAGLVTMEDLLEEIVGEIRDEHDEDEQESISVVSGNEAVVEAGTNIEDVNAKLGTQLPTEDFETIGGYTVGLFGRLPKEGEEIEGADHTRLRVDRTRGRRILAVRVYTNGAMAQAPEAEETDAAARL; this is encoded by the coding sequence TTGAACACGGACCCGGTCCCTAGGAGTCCCGAAGCCCTCCCTTACGAGATCGCCGCGCTGGTCGTCCTCGTCCTATTGGCGGGCTTCTTCGCCGCCTCCGAGGCAGCGCTCGTCTCCATCTCGCGCTTACGGGCCCGCGCAATCGCCGAGCGACGCGTCAAGGGATCGGTGAACCTTCAGCGGCTTGTCGACGATAAGATGCGCTTTCTTACCGCCATCTTGGTTGGAAACACGATCGTGTTGCTGGCCGCCGATTCGCTCGCAACGTACATCGCGCTAAAGCTCGGGATTCCGTCGGGCGCCGTCATTTCAACCGCGGTCATGGCCGTGGTGTTTCTGCTCTTTGGCGAAATCGTGCCTAAGACCGTGGCGACCGGCGATAGCGAACGTTGGGCGCTGCGATTGGCGCTGCCGATGCGCTATGCGGCGTCGCTGCTCACGCCGGTCGCGCGAACGTTCCAAGTGACCACCGACCTCATCCTTCGATTGTTCGGCGTGAAGCACGCGCACCGGCCGTACGTGACCGAAGAAGATATTCGCGCGCTCGTCAACGTCGGCGCCGAGCAGCGAGTAATCGAAGAACAAGAGCGAGAGCTCATCCATTCGGTGATGGAGTTTGGCGATACGATCGTGCGCGAGGTCATGAAGCCGCGGCCCGAGATGGTCGCCGTCTCGGTGGACGATTCGCCCCGCCGCGTGCTCGACGTCGTCGTCGCTGAGGGATATTCAAAGCTGCCGGTCTATCAGGAATCCAAAGACGATATCGTCGGCGTCATTCACGACCGCGAGCTGCTCGTCGCGCTCGCCAATGGTTCGCTCGCGCACGCCAACGTGCGGTCGCTGATGCGTCCGGTCGTTCACGTTCCTGAGATGAAAAAAATCGCGGACTTGCTGCGCGAGATGCAGCGCGATAAATTCTCGCTTGCGATCGTCGTCGACGAATATGGCGGCACCGCCGGGCTCGTGACGATGGAAGACTTGCTCGAGGAGATCGTGGGTGAGATTCGAGACGAGCACGACGAGGACGAGCAAGAGTCGATCTCGGTCGTTTCCGGAAACGAAGCGGTCGTCGAAGCCGGCACGAACATCGAAGACGTCAACGCGAAACTCGGAACCCAGCTGCCGACCGAAGATTTTGAGACGATAGGCGGATATACGGTCGGCCTTTTCGGGCGCCTTCCCAAGGAGGGCGAGGAGATCGAAGGGGCCGACCATACGCGCTTGCGGGTCGACCGCACGCGAGGGCGGCGAATTCTGGCGGTTCGCGTTTACACCAACGGCGCAATGGCGCAGGCGCCGGAAGCGGAGGAGACTGACGCAGCCGCGCGCCTATAA
- a CDS encoding diacylglycerol kinase — protein sequence MAVWAERLMQQPVDDRGKRPPHYLPIDQSRFLRSFHHAFEGIIYATRSEPNMRVHFLIAALVLLATLILRLDRYYVVATIALVALVLSLELMNTAVEAIVDLLTVAHHPLAKSAKDAAAGAVLIAAIGAALAGYLILYQGIISGGERVFAAVQSVPANVALICLAVVAIATVFAKAWVGRGSALQGGAVSGHTALAFAGATMLAFFYQKPLAAILAYFIAFLVAQSRVEARIHRPFEVFWGAVLGTLSALAIYVLVRPHVVL from the coding sequence GTGGCCGTATGGGCGGAACGGTTGATGCAACAGCCGGTCGACGATCGCGGTAAACGACCGCCGCACTATCTGCCGATCGATCAGAGCCGTTTCTTACGGTCGTTCCACCATGCATTCGAAGGAATTATCTACGCCACGCGCAGCGAGCCGAACATGCGCGTGCATTTTCTCATTGCCGCGCTGGTGCTGTTGGCGACGCTCATTCTTCGCCTCGACCGTTATTACGTCGTCGCTACCATCGCGTTGGTCGCGCTCGTACTGAGCCTCGAGCTGATGAACACGGCGGTCGAGGCGATCGTCGATCTGCTCACGGTTGCGCACCATCCGCTGGCAAAGAGCGCGAAGGATGCCGCGGCCGGCGCGGTCTTGATCGCGGCGATCGGTGCGGCGCTTGCGGGCTACTTGATCCTGTATCAGGGGATCATTAGCGGCGGCGAACGCGTCTTCGCCGCGGTGCAGTCGGTGCCCGCGAACGTCGCCCTTATTTGTTTGGCGGTCGTCGCCATCGCCACCGTTTTCGCTAAGGCCTGGGTCGGCCGGGGATCGGCGCTGCAGGGCGGGGCCGTCTCAGGCCATACCGCGTTGGCCTTTGCCGGCGCCACGATGCTGGCATTCTTCTATCAGAAGCCTCTGGCAGCGATCCTGGCGTACTTTATCGCCTTCCTCGTCGCGCAGAGCCGGGTTGAAGCGCGAATCCATCGTCCATTCGAGGTTTTTTGGGGAGCGGTTCTCGGCACGCTGAGCGCCCTGGCGATCTACGTGCTAGTGCGCCCTCACGTTGTGCTATAA
- the ybeY gene encoding rRNA maturation RNase YbeY — MIYYRNGVRRSGVNGRALVATAQRLLAVAAEKDDALSLTLVADEEIRTLNREYRGKDAATDVLSFPLAGDSEPLVRERLLGDVVISVETAQRQAKAYDASLQSELYRLLIHGLLHLQGHDHIEPAERRMMRREERRLAQAIALPWPYGRNG; from the coding sequence ATGATTTACTATCGCAACGGCGTTCGGCGCAGCGGCGTCAACGGGCGCGCGCTGGTCGCGACTGCACAACGGTTGCTCGCCGTCGCCGCTGAAAAGGACGACGCACTTTCGCTGACCTTGGTGGCCGACGAGGAGATTCGTACGCTCAATCGCGAGTATCGCGGAAAGGATGCCGCAACCGACGTCCTCAGCTTTCCGCTGGCGGGCGACAGCGAGCCGCTCGTCCGCGAACGGTTGCTGGGCGACGTCGTCATCTCGGTAGAGACGGCCCAACGTCAAGCCAAGGCGTACGACGCTTCGTTGCAATCTGAGCTCTACCGGTTGCTCATTCACGGGTTGCTTCATCTCCAGGGGCACGATCATATCGAGCCGGCCGAGCGGCGGATGATGCGGCGGGAAGAACGGCGTCTCGCCCAGGCAATCGCACTGCCGTGGCCGTATGGGCGGAACGGTTGA
- a CDS encoding PhoH family protein has translation MSDTGGDRSAPVPATLLRNHRGREVRPRTAGQRRFVHSIDEATLTFGIGPAGTGKTYLAVVMAVRALKKHEVTRVILSRPAVEAGERLGFLPGDLREKFDPYMRPLFDVLAEMLEDSQVNKYIERGTLEIAPLAYMRGRTLSDAFVILDEAQNATDDQLKMFLTRLGSGSKMVVTGDVTQIDLPSGQRSGLRTAASRLAGIDEVGVVEFDETDVVRHPLVAKIVRAYAGAPSL, from the coding sequence ATGTCCGATACGGGCGGCGACCGCAGTGCGCCCGTGCCCGCGACCCTCCTTCGGAATCATCGTGGCCGTGAAGTCCGCCCGCGTACCGCAGGGCAGCGGCGTTTCGTGCATTCGATCGACGAAGCGACGCTAACGTTTGGAATCGGCCCGGCTGGTACGGGGAAGACCTACCTCGCCGTGGTCATGGCCGTGCGAGCGCTCAAAAAACACGAGGTAACGCGGGTGATCCTCTCGCGGCCCGCCGTGGAGGCGGGCGAAAGGCTCGGATTTCTCCCGGGCGACCTTCGCGAAAAGTTCGATCCCTATATGCGACCGCTCTTCGACGTTCTCGCAGAGATGCTCGAGGATTCGCAAGTCAACAAATATATCGAACGGGGAACGCTCGAGATCGCGCCGCTCGCATATATGCGCGGGCGCACCCTTTCCGACGCGTTCGTCATTCTCGACGAAGCACAAAACGCGACCGACGATCAGCTCAAGATGTTCTTGACGCGACTGGGCAGCGGCTCGAAAATGGTGGTTACCGGCGACGTGACGCAGATCGACCTGCCGTCGGGACAACGCAGCGGTCTGCGCACCGCCGCGTCGCGGCTTGCCGGTATCGACGAAGTTGGCGTCGTTGAATTCGACGAAACCGACGTCGTGCGCCACCCCCTCGTCGCGAAAATTGTCCGCGCGTACGCCGGCGCCCCCTCCCTATGA
- the floA gene encoding flotillin-like protein FloA (flotillin-like protein involved in membrane lipid rafts), which translates to MIAVSGAIIFVIAVIAFFAFLYYFPIGLWIRTIAAGVPLGIVALVRMRLIGIPPGIIVTNYVRARKAGLNLTVDQMQSHYLAGGNVENVTLAMIAAQRAQIPLEWQRAAAIDLAGRNVLEALQTSVTPKVIETPIFQGVAQNGIQLNVKARITVRSNLDRYVGGAGEPTIVARVGEGVVSAVGAAIDHKEVLEYPDRISKTVLAKGLDAGTAFEIVSIDIADVDVGKNIGAELQTSQAEADRRIAQAKAAERQYAALAAEQEQKAETQAMRAKVVEAEAAIPQAIAQAFVRGNLGVMDYYRLKNVQADTEMRGAIGTSTEAQTDAQQQPPITGPIQK; encoded by the coding sequence ATGATAGCCGTCAGCGGCGCGATCATCTTCGTGATCGCCGTTATCGCGTTCTTCGCGTTTCTCTACTATTTTCCGATCGGTCTGTGGATTCGAACGATTGCGGCTGGCGTTCCGCTCGGTATCGTCGCCCTTGTGCGCATGCGCCTGATCGGGATACCGCCGGGTATCATCGTCACCAACTACGTGCGAGCGCGTAAAGCCGGTCTCAATCTTACGGTCGATCAAATGCAGTCGCATTATCTCGCCGGCGGAAACGTCGAGAACGTTACCTTGGCAATGATCGCAGCTCAGCGCGCCCAAATTCCACTCGAATGGCAGCGCGCTGCGGCGATCGATTTGGCGGGGCGCAACGTCCTCGAAGCGTTGCAGACGTCGGTGACTCCCAAAGTGATCGAAACGCCCATCTTCCAAGGCGTCGCTCAAAACGGTATTCAGCTCAACGTCAAGGCGCGAATTACCGTGCGAAGCAATTTGGATCGATACGTCGGGGGAGCCGGCGAGCCAACGATCGTAGCGCGGGTCGGCGAAGGTGTCGTTTCCGCCGTCGGCGCGGCGATCGATCACAAAGAAGTGCTGGAGTATCCCGATCGGATCAGCAAGACGGTGCTGGCAAAAGGTCTCGATGCGGGGACGGCGTTCGAAATCGTTTCGATCGACATTGCCGACGTGGACGTCGGTAAAAATATCGGCGCCGAGTTGCAGACGAGTCAGGCCGAAGCCGACCGCCGGATCGCTCAGGCGAAAGCCGCGGAGCGGCAATATGCGGCCTTGGCGGCCGAACAAGAACAGAAAGCCGAGACTCAAGCGATGCGCGCCAAGGTGGTCGAGGCGGAGGCTGCCATTCCCCAGGCGATTGCCCAAGCGTTCGTTCGGGGCAACCTCGGCGTTATGGATTACTATCGGCTCAAGAACGTGCAGGCCGATACGGAGATGCGCGGCGCGATCGGCACGTCAACCGAGGCGCAGACCGACGCGCAGCAGCAGCCGCCAATCACCGGCCCGATTCAGAAGTAA
- a CDS encoding nodulation protein NfeD: protein MVVRARTCLWFWLVLFGLTGLALAQSPARPIVVVPITGTVDAGMAHLVERSVEQANQQHAQAIVLDVNSPGGLVDAAFRIRDALFSAQEPVDAYVGERAYSAAALISLTASRIIMAPGASIGAAEPIPATVKTISALRAEFESTALRNHRDPKLAAAMVDKNVDVAQYKRSGSILTLNTDDAVRSGIASGTAPTLDLALMQLHLAGAPRVVEEFSWAESIARFATDPIVSGLLLSIGMLGLLIEMQTMHGIAGIVGIGAFALFFGSHVYAGFSNGFVIVLAILGLLGILWELHVVPGHGLPGILGVGALLAAVLFAFGMPFFFVGIETIATAIVLTVIAFTLAVRAVPQNAWAHRLALAAAQGPEYVASGDYRDLRGRAGTAASYLRPAGIASIEGRRVDVLTEGEFIAQGTPIRVVRVEGARIFVEPVSG, encoded by the coding sequence ATGGTAGTGCGAGCGCGGACCTGCCTCTGGTTCTGGTTGGTGCTGTTCGGGCTCACGGGGCTGGCGTTAGCCCAGTCGCCGGCGCGCCCCATCGTGGTCGTGCCGATCACAGGAACGGTCGACGCCGGCATGGCGCACCTCGTGGAGCGTTCGGTCGAGCAAGCAAATCAGCAGCACGCGCAGGCGATCGTGCTCGACGTCAATAGTCCCGGCGGACTCGTCGATGCGGCGTTTCGCATTCGCGACGCGCTTTTTTCGGCACAGGAGCCGGTCGATGCGTACGTCGGCGAGCGCGCCTATTCCGCGGCGGCGCTCATATCGCTGACGGCAAGTCGCATCATCATGGCGCCTGGGGCGTCGATTGGCGCAGCCGAACCGATTCCCGCGACGGTCAAAACGATATCGGCCCTACGGGCCGAGTTCGAATCGACGGCGCTGCGAAATCATCGCGACCCAAAGCTGGCCGCGGCGATGGTGGATAAGAACGTGGACGTCGCGCAGTATAAGCGATCGGGCTCGATTCTGACGCTCAATACCGACGACGCCGTTCGTTCGGGAATTGCCTCGGGCACCGCGCCCACGCTCGACCTAGCGCTGATGCAACTCCATCTCGCGGGCGCTCCCCGAGTGGTCGAAGAGTTTTCCTGGGCCGAGAGCATCGCGCGGTTTGCGACCGATCCCATCGTCAGCGGGCTGCTCTTGAGCATCGGAATGCTTGGGCTCCTGATCGAGATGCAAACGATGCACGGCATCGCGGGCATCGTCGGCATCGGCGCCTTCGCATTGTTCTTCGGAAGCCACGTCTACGCCGGTTTTTCGAATGGCTTCGTGATCGTGCTGGCCATTCTCGGACTCTTGGGGATCCTCTGGGAGTTACACGTCGTCCCGGGTCATGGCTTGCCCGGCATACTCGGCGTGGGGGCGCTGCTGGCGGCGGTGCTCTTTGCGTTCGGCATGCCATTCTTCTTTGTGGGCATAGAAACGATTGCGACGGCGATCGTCCTGACCGTCATTGCCTTTACGCTCGCAGTGCGCGCCGTGCCGCAGAATGCTTGGGCGCACCGGCTGGCGCTCGCGGCCGCCCAGGGTCCGGAGTATGTGGCGAGCGGTGACTATCGAGATTTGCGCGGACGTGCCGGTACCGCAGCGAGCTACCTGCGTCCGGCGGGAATCGCTTCCATCGAAGGCCGTCGCGTCGACGTGCTTACCGAGGGTGAGTTCATCGCGCAAGGAACACCCATTCGCGTCGTGCGCGTCGAGGGCGCGCGCATATTCGTCGAGCCGGTCTCAGGATAG
- a CDS encoding GatB/YqeY domain-containing protein has product MGSLKDRIGSDLKDAMRARDQLRLDTLRSVLSGFTYKRTESGRDVSDAEELEVVGRLVKQRGDSLAEFERAGRVDLADKERREREILLAYLPAQRSAAEIREIAQSVLAELPPASRNAGSVMKVVMPQLKGQADGNLVRQIVTELLSSG; this is encoded by the coding sequence GTGGGATCGCTCAAAGATCGCATCGGCTCGGATTTGAAAGATGCGATGCGCGCGCGCGACCAATTGCGCCTCGATACGCTCCGCTCCGTGCTCTCCGGTTTTACCTACAAGCGCACAGAGAGCGGCCGCGACGTATCCGATGCCGAGGAACTCGAGGTGGTGGGTCGTCTGGTGAAGCAGCGTGGTGATTCGCTCGCGGAGTTCGAGCGGGCCGGGCGTGTGGATCTGGCCGATAAGGAGCGCCGCGAGCGCGAAATTCTGCTCGCCTATCTGCCGGCCCAACGATCCGCTGCCGAAATCCGCGAGATCGCTCAGAGCGTCTTGGCCGAGCTGCCGCCGGCATCGCGCAACGCGGGCTCGGTGATGAAAGTCGTCATGCCGCAGCTCAAAGGTCAGGCCGACGGAAATCTCGTGCGTCAGATCGTGACCGAGCTGCTTTCATCGGGCTAG
- a CDS encoding 30S ribosomal protein S21, whose protein sequence is MEVRIAPGETIESALRRFKKATQKAGILAEARKHEHYEKPSVRRKKKSAAARKRRA, encoded by the coding sequence ATGGAAGTTCGCATCGCTCCAGGCGAAACGATTGAGAGCGCGCTGCGGCGCTTTAAGAAGGCCACCCAAAAGGCGGGTATTCTAGCGGAAGCGCGCAAGCACGAGCACTACGAAAAGCCGAGCGTTCGCCGCAAGAAGAAATCTGCTGCAGCGCGCAAGCGCCGCGCGTAA
- a CDS encoding HIT domain-containing protein, giving the protein MEDCIFCKIGAREVAAKEVYRDEAVVAIEDLNPQAPTHLLVLPLAHHDTVVEAAENGPLTARLMSVASTLGVRCSESGFRLVVNTGTDGGQTVGHVHVHVLAGRRMAWPPG; this is encoded by the coding sequence ATGGAAGATTGCATCTTCTGCAAGATCGGCGCCCGCGAGGTCGCAGCGAAAGAAGTCTATCGCGACGAGGCCGTGGTCGCGATCGAAGATCTCAATCCGCAGGCACCGACGCATCTGCTCGTGCTGCCGCTCGCGCACCACGACACGGTCGTCGAAGCGGCAGAGAATGGCCCGCTGACCGCACGATTGATGAGTGTGGCCTCCACCTTGGGCGTGCGATGCAGCGAGAGCGGATTTCGCTTGGTCGTGAACACCGGTACCGACGGCGGTCAGACGGTCGGGCACGTCCACGTGCACGTGCTCGCCGGACGCCGCATGGCGTGGCCGCCCGGGTAA